The proteins below come from a single Halomicroarcula saliterrae genomic window:
- the argS gene encoding arginine--tRNA ligase, whose product MFRQLRSEAEDALRDALTALDLPTDDLGIEEPPEDVDAVLASSASFRLAGEVGAPPPKVAADIAEAIDADSLSYVSEVTTQGPYVNFLPGEAYFAETLTGATDADFGRLPDRETSVVVEHTSANPTGPVHVGRARNPIIGDAVARVLDYAGYDVDRHYYVNDAGRQIAVFTWAYEAFDESDLPEPERDSPEYEMVRYYRKGNSFLEEGDPDAVEAAEDEIQTILRGLEDGDEDTYERVAEVVDTVLGGMQATLGRLPAEFDEFVKETRFMRNGDTDALVDRLKELDCAVYDEDAWQLDLPDFEKNLVFLRSDGTSLYTTRDLAHHEWKFDNYDRAVTVLGEDHHLQAEQLSAALELLGDDTEKLQQVFYSWVNLPEGGMSTREGTGIDLDDLLDEAIARAREEVESRLDDRTRGDLDEDDIERIAHQVGIGAVRYDIVSKQPTKGITFEWDRALDFEAQSAPYVQYVHARCCGITEDAGEIPSEPEFDRLGEPEELDLLRVLARFPAVVEEAADDLQPHTVATYTRTLAETFNAFYRECPVLDADEETRAARLALVAGTRHAVANALDAIGVEAPTSM is encoded by the coding sequence ATGTTCAGACAGCTCCGTTCGGAGGCCGAAGACGCACTCCGTGACGCGTTGACGGCCCTCGACCTCCCGACCGACGACCTCGGTATCGAGGAGCCGCCGGAGGACGTCGACGCCGTCCTCGCTTCGAGCGCCTCGTTCCGACTGGCCGGCGAGGTGGGCGCGCCGCCGCCGAAGGTCGCGGCCGACATCGCCGAGGCTATCGACGCCGACTCGCTGTCCTACGTCAGCGAGGTGACCACACAGGGCCCCTACGTGAACTTCCTGCCCGGCGAGGCCTACTTCGCCGAGACGCTCACCGGGGCGACCGACGCCGACTTCGGGCGGCTGCCCGACCGGGAGACCAGCGTCGTGGTCGAACACACCTCCGCGAACCCCACCGGCCCCGTTCACGTCGGCCGCGCGCGCAACCCTATCATCGGCGACGCGGTCGCTCGCGTCCTCGATTACGCCGGCTACGACGTGGACCGCCACTACTACGTCAACGACGCCGGCCGACAGATAGCCGTCTTCACCTGGGCTTACGAGGCCTTCGACGAGAGCGACCTCCCCGAACCCGAGCGCGACTCGCCGGAATACGAGATGGTCCGCTACTACCGCAAGGGCAACAGCTTCTTGGAGGAGGGCGACCCGGACGCCGTCGAAGCGGCCGAAGACGAGATTCAGACCATCCTGCGAGGACTGGAAGACGGTGACGAAGACACCTACGAGCGCGTGGCCGAGGTCGTCGACACCGTGCTGGGCGGCATGCAGGCGACGCTCGGGCGGCTCCCCGCCGAGTTCGACGAGTTCGTCAAGGAGACCCGGTTCATGCGCAACGGCGACACCGACGCGCTGGTCGACCGGCTCAAGGAACTGGACTGTGCCGTCTACGACGAGGACGCCTGGCAGCTCGACCTGCCCGACTTCGAGAAGAACCTCGTCTTCCTGCGCTCGGACGGCACCTCGCTGTACACCACGCGGGACCTCGCCCACCACGAGTGGAAGTTCGACAACTACGACCGCGCGGTCACCGTCCTGGGCGAGGACCACCATCTCCAGGCGGAACAGCTCTCGGCGGCGCTCGAACTGCTGGGCGACGACACCGAGAAGCTCCAGCAGGTGTTCTACTCGTGGGTCAACCTCCCCGAGGGCGGCATGAGCACCCGCGAGGGGACCGGTATCGACCTCGACGACCTGCTCGACGAGGCCATCGCCCGCGCCCGCGAGGAGGTCGAGTCCCGGCTGGACGACCGCACGCGGGGCGACCTCGACGAGGACGACATCGAACGCATCGCCCATCAGGTCGGCATCGGTGCCGTGCGCTACGACATCGTCTCGAAACAACCCACCAAGGGCATCACCTTCGAGTGGGACCGCGCGCTGGACTTCGAGGCGCAGTCGGCCCCCTACGTCCAGTACGTCCACGCGCGCTGCTGTGGCATCACCGAGGACGCCGGCGAGATTCCGTCGGAGCCGGAGTTCGACCGGCTCGGCGAACCCGAAGAGCTGGACCTCCTGCGCGTGCTCGCGCGGTTCCCCGCCGTCGTCGAGGAGGCCGCCGACGACCTCCAGCCACACACGGTCGCCACCTACACGCGTACGCTGGCGGAGACGTTCAACGCTTTCTATCGGGAGTGTCCCGTGCTCGATGCGGACGAGGAGACCCGCGCGGCGCGGCTCGCGCTCGTCGCCGGCACGCGCCACGCCGTCGCGAACGCGCTGGACGCTATCGGTGTGGAAGCGCCGACCTCGATGTGA
- a CDS encoding MinD/ParA family ATP-binding protein: MAGYVCTIAGGKGGVGKTTTAVNVGAGLQELGYDVAVVDADLGMANLGSMLAVEPEKSVHEILAGDAAVSEALTDAPGGLTVIAGEQSLDAFADADPAKLRKVIKTLRAAYDVVIIDTGAGLSHEVAVPLGLADGIVLVTTPDEVAVGDTVKTAQLSDRIDGTVIGGIITRVTRHTDVADINDRFDFPLLAVIPDDPQATHEEPLIRNEPDSPAADAYLRLTDALQGVFFEGDTAEADLDTIVDQSWFIDEDAVDDDADEESSGGVFGLFN; this comes from the coding sequence ATGGCGGGGTATGTTTGTACCATCGCAGGCGGCAAAGGCGGGGTCGGCAAGACCACGACTGCTGTCAACGTCGGTGCGGGACTGCAGGAGCTCGGGTACGACGTCGCCGTCGTCGACGCCGACCTCGGGATGGCCAACCTGGGTTCGATGCTGGCAGTCGAACCGGAGAAGAGCGTCCACGAGATTCTCGCGGGCGACGCCGCCGTTAGCGAGGCGCTCACCGACGCTCCCGGCGGGCTGACCGTCATCGCCGGCGAGCAGTCGCTCGACGCCTTCGCCGACGCCGACCCGGCGAAGCTCCGGAAGGTCATCAAGACGCTCCGGGCCGCCTACGACGTGGTCATCATCGACACCGGCGCCGGCCTGAGCCACGAGGTCGCGGTCCCGCTCGGCCTGGCCGACGGCATCGTGCTCGTGACGACCCCCGACGAGGTGGCCGTCGGCGACACGGTCAAGACCGCCCAGCTGTCCGACCGCATCGACGGCACCGTCATCGGCGGTATCATCACCCGCGTCACCCGCCACACGGACGTCGCGGACATCAACGACCGCTTCGATTTCCCGCTGCTCGCGGTCATCCCCGACGACCCGCAGGCGACCCACGAGGAGCCGCTCATCCGGAACGAACCCGACAGCCCGGCGGCCGACGCCTACCTCCGGCTGACCGACGCGCTGCAGGGCGTCTTCTTCGAGGGCGACACCGCCGAGGCCGACCTCGATACCATCGTCGACCAGTCGTGGTTCATCGACGAGGACGCCGTGGACGACGACGCCGACGAGGAGAGCTCCGGCGGCGTCTTCGGCCTGTTTAATTAG
- the prf1 gene encoding peptide chain release factor aRF-1 has translation MSEPQEQEQSDKQKYEFRKVIEELKGYEGSGTQLVSIYVPEDKLLSDVVAHVTQEHSEASNIKSKDTRTAVQDALTSIKDRLRYYEVRPPENGMVLFSGAIDSGGGRTNMVTKVLESPPDPIESFRYHCDSDFLTEPLENMLADKGLFGLVVLDRREANVGWLKGKRVEPVKSASSLVPGKQRKGGQSAQRFARLRLEAIDNFYQEVAGMANDLMVPDRHEMDGVLVGGPSPTKDEFLDGDYLHHELQDMVLGKFDIAYTDESGLYDLVDAAQDVLDEHEMLQDKQVMEEFFKQLHDGDKATYGFDQTRQNLNMGAVEELLISEDLRKDVVAYTCENGHDEYELIDTSKSTPDHDCTRCSETVDADAGEREDAIDHLMQLADQRGTETVFISSDFEKGEQLLTAFGGVAGLLRYSTGV, from the coding sequence ATGAGCGAGCCCCAGGAACAGGAGCAGTCGGACAAACAGAAGTACGAGTTCAGGAAGGTAATCGAGGAACTCAAGGGGTACGAGGGCTCTGGCACACAGCTCGTCTCTATCTACGTGCCCGAGGACAAACTCCTCAGCGACGTCGTCGCCCACGTCACCCAAGAGCACTCGGAAGCGTCGAACATCAAATCGAAGGACACACGCACGGCCGTTCAGGACGCGCTGACGTCCATCAAGGACCGGCTGCGCTACTACGAGGTCCGCCCGCCCGAGAACGGGATGGTGCTGTTCTCCGGCGCCATCGACAGCGGCGGCGGTCGGACGAACATGGTCACCAAAGTGCTGGAGTCCCCGCCCGACCCCATCGAGTCCTTCCGCTACCACTGTGACTCCGACTTCCTCACCGAGCCCCTGGAGAACATGCTGGCGGACAAGGGCCTGTTCGGCCTCGTCGTGCTGGACCGGCGGGAGGCAAACGTCGGCTGGCTCAAGGGCAAGCGCGTAGAGCCCGTCAAGTCCGCCTCCTCGCTGGTGCCGGGCAAACAGCGCAAAGGTGGTCAGTCAGCCCAGCGATTCGCCCGCCTGCGCCTAGAGGCCATCGACAACTTCTACCAGGAGGTCGCCGGCATGGCCAACGACCTCATGGTCCCCGACCGCCACGAGATGGACGGGGTGCTGGTCGGTGGTCCCTCGCCGACGAAAGACGAGTTCCTCGACGGCGACTACCTCCACCACGAGCTCCAGGACATGGTCCTCGGGAAGTTCGACATCGCTTACACCGACGAGTCCGGACTGTACGACCTCGTCGACGCCGCTCAGGACGTTCTGGACGAGCACGAGATGCTCCAGGACAAGCAGGTCATGGAGGAGTTCTTCAAACAGCTCCACGACGGCGATAAGGCCACCTACGGCTTCGACCAGACCCGCCAGAACCTCAACATGGGCGCCGTCGAGGAGCTGCTCATCTCCGAGGACCTGCGGAAGGACGTCGTCGCCTACACCTGCGAGAACGGCCACGACGAGTACGAGCTCATCGACACGTCGAAGTCGACCCCGGACCACGACTGCACGCGCTGTAGCGAGACGGTCGACGCCGACGCGGGCGAACGCGAGGACGCCATCGACCACCTGATGCAACTGGCCGATCAGCGCGGGACCGAGACGGTGTTTATCTCCTCGGACTTCGAGAAAGGCGAGCAGCTGTTGACGGCCTTCGGCGGCGTCGCGGGGCTGCTACGCTACTCTACCGGCGTGTAA
- a CDS encoding DUF6276 family protein, with amino-acid sequence MSCSHCGGDLLPFPVPVESREYLPDGTVGVGLCRGCLAMAPVEEPPAEVPDLTALDDAFPSNADAAVPLALLVGLLDSLALHRAEITALLERVERAGTDPLLVVDRLADSYGDDAHVDLARRRHQLEQLL; translated from the coding sequence ATGTCCTGTTCACACTGTGGCGGCGATTTACTGCCGTTCCCGGTCCCGGTAGAGTCGCGGGAGTATCTGCCCGACGGGACGGTCGGGGTCGGTCTCTGCCGGGGCTGTCTGGCGATGGCGCCGGTCGAGGAGCCGCCGGCCGAGGTCCCGGACCTGACCGCCCTCGACGACGCCTTCCCCTCGAACGCGGACGCGGCCGTCCCCCTGGCGTTGCTGGTGGGGCTGCTCGACTCGCTGGCCCTCCACCGTGCGGAGATTACGGCGCTGCTCGAACGGGTCGAACGGGCCGGGACGGACCCGCTACTGGTCGTGGACCGCCTCGCGGACAGCTACGGCGACGACGCCCACGTCGACCTCGCTCGCCGTCGTCACCAGCTCGAACAGCTCCTGTGA
- a CDS encoding V-type ATP synthase subunit D yields the protein MAKDVKPTRKNLMQIEDRIELSERGHDTLEKKRDGLIMEFMDILDQAQDVREDLDDSYDRAQEAINMARAMEGDVAVRGAAAALKEHPELTTQSKNIMGVVVPQIDSTGVKKSLDERGYGVMGTSARIDEAADAYEELIENIILAAEVETAMKKMLEEIETTKRRVNALEFKLLPDLHDNKEYIEQKLEEQEREEIFRMKKIKAKKEEEEDALAAEKEEETEVEPVTADD from the coding sequence ATGGCGAAGGACGTCAAACCGACTCGGAAGAACTTGATGCAGATAGAGGACCGCATCGAGCTCTCCGAGCGCGGGCACGATACGCTGGAGAAGAAGCGTGACGGCCTCATCATGGAGTTCATGGACATCCTCGACCAGGCCCAGGACGTCCGTGAGGACCTCGACGACTCCTACGACCGCGCCCAGGAGGCCATCAACATGGCGCGGGCGATGGAAGGCGACGTGGCAGTGCGGGGCGCCGCGGCCGCACTCAAGGAACACCCCGAGCTGACGACACAGTCGAAGAACATCATGGGCGTCGTCGTCCCCCAGATCGACTCGACGGGCGTCAAGAAGTCACTGGACGAACGGGGCTACGGCGTGATGGGCACTTCAGCGCGCATCGACGAAGCCGCGGACGCATACGAGGAGCTCATCGAGAACATCATCCTCGCCGCCGAGGTCGAGACGGCGATGAAGAAGATGCTCGAAGAGATCGAGACGACCAAGCGCCGCGTCAACGCCCTGGAGTTCAAGCTCCTGCCGGACCTGCACGACAACAAGGAGTACATCGAACAGAAACTCGAAGAGCAGGAGCGAGAGGAGATCTTCCGCATGAAGAAGATCAAGGCCAAAAAGGAGGAAGAGGAAGACGCCCTCGCCGCAGAGAAAGAGGAAGAAACGGAAGTCGAGCCGGTCACGGCGGACGACTGA
- a CDS encoding bacteriorhodopsin gives MPQPGSEQIWLWLGTAGMFLGMLYFIGRGWGETDDRRQKFYIATILITAIAFVNYLAMALGFGLTFIEIGGEQRPIYWARYTDWLFTTPLLLFDLALLAGADRNTISSLVSLDVLMIGTGLVATLSAGSGVLEAGAERLIWWGISTAFLLVLLYFLFSSLSSRVTNLPSDTQSTFRTLRNLVAVVWLVYPVWWLIGTEGLELVGIFTETAGFMVIDLVAKVGFGFILLRSHSVLDGAAESRATGAAPADD, from the coding sequence ATGCCACAACCAGGAAGCGAACAGATATGGCTATGGCTCGGCACAGCAGGCATGTTTCTCGGCATGCTGTATTTCATCGGCCGAGGCTGGGGTGAGACGGACGACCGGCGACAGAAGTTCTACATCGCCACGATACTGATAACGGCGATCGCGTTCGTCAACTACCTCGCGATGGCGTTGGGCTTTGGCCTGACGTTCATCGAGATCGGCGGCGAGCAACGGCCCATCTACTGGGCCCGGTACACGGACTGGCTGTTTACCACGCCGCTCCTGTTGTTCGACCTCGCCCTGCTCGCGGGCGCGGACCGTAACACCATCTCGTCGCTGGTCAGCCTCGACGTGCTGATGATCGGCACCGGTCTGGTCGCGACGCTGTCGGCCGGCAGCGGCGTGCTGGAAGCGGGCGCGGAGCGGCTGATCTGGTGGGGTATCAGCACGGCGTTCCTGCTCGTCCTGCTGTACTTCCTGTTCAGCTCGCTATCGAGTCGGGTCACCAACCTGCCAAGTGATACCCAGAGCACGTTCCGCACGCTGCGGAACCTCGTGGCGGTCGTCTGGCTGGTCTACCCGGTCTGGTGGCTCATCGGGACCGAGGGGCTCGAACTCGTGGGCATCTTCACCGAGACGGCCGGCTTCATGGTCATCGACCTCGTCGCCAAGGTCGGCTTCGGGTTCATCCTCCTGCGGAGCCACAGCGTGCTCGACGGCGCCGCCGAGTCCCGAGCCACGGGCGCCGCGCCGGCAGACGACTAG
- a CDS encoding ATP synthase subunit B → MKEYQTITEISGPLVFVETDEPVGYDEIVEIETGDGQTRRGQVLESASDYVAIQVFEGTEGIDREASVRFLGETMKMPVTEDLLGRVMDGTGQPIDGGPEIVPDERQDIVGAAINPFSREYPEEFIQTGVSAIDGMNTLVRGQKLPIFSASGLPHNDLALQIARQASVPEEEEGEDDEGSEFAVIFGAMGITAEEANEFMDDFERTGALERSVVFMNLADDPAVERTITPRLALTTAEYLAFEKDYHVLVILTDMTNYCEALREIGAAREEVPGRRGYPGYMYTDLAQLYERAGRIEGREGSVTQIPILTMPGDDDTHPIPDLTGYITEGQIYIDRDLNSQGVQPPINVLPSLSRLMDDGIGEGLTRADHADVKDQIFAAYAEGEDLRDLVNIVGREALSDLDNKYLDFADRFEDEFVDQGFDTDRDIDDTIELGWDLLSMLPKDALNRIDEELIEEHYREEVAEEVAAD, encoded by the coding sequence ATGAAAGAGTACCAGACAATCACTGAGATCAGCGGCCCGCTGGTGTTCGTCGAGACCGACGAGCCGGTCGGCTACGACGAGATCGTCGAGATCGAGACCGGCGACGGCCAGACGCGCCGTGGCCAGGTGCTCGAATCGGCGAGCGACTACGTCGCCATCCAGGTGTTCGAGGGGACGGAGGGCATCGACCGCGAGGCCTCCGTTCGCTTCCTGGGCGAGACGATGAAGATGCCCGTCACCGAGGACCTGCTCGGGCGGGTCATGGACGGGACCGGCCAGCCGATCGACGGCGGACCGGAGATCGTCCCCGACGAGCGACAGGACATCGTCGGCGCGGCCATCAACCCCTTCTCGCGGGAGTACCCCGAGGAGTTCATCCAGACGGGCGTGTCGGCCATCGACGGCATGAACACGCTCGTGCGCGGCCAGAAACTGCCAATCTTCTCGGCGTCGGGGCTGCCACACAACGACCTGGCGCTCCAGATCGCCCGACAGGCGTCCGTGCCGGAGGAAGAGGAGGGCGAGGACGACGAGGGCTCCGAGTTCGCCGTCATCTTCGGCGCCATGGGTATCACGGCCGAGGAGGCCAACGAGTTCATGGACGACTTCGAGCGCACCGGCGCGCTGGAACGCTCCGTGGTCTTCATGAACCTCGCGGACGACCCCGCCGTCGAGCGAACGATTACGCCGCGACTCGCGCTCACCACGGCCGAGTATCTGGCCTTCGAGAAGGACTACCACGTGCTGGTCATCCTGACGGACATGACCAACTACTGTGAGGCGCTCCGGGAGATCGGTGCCGCACGCGAGGAGGTCCCGGGCCGCCGTGGCTACCCCGGGTACATGTACACTGACCTGGCACAGCTCTACGAGCGGGCCGGCCGTATCGAGGGGCGTGAGGGCTCTGTCACACAGATCCCCATCCTCACGATGCCGGGCGACGACGACACCCACCCGATTCCGGACCTCACCGGCTACATCACGGAGGGGCAGATATACATCGACCGCGACCTCAACAGTCAGGGCGTCCAGCCGCCGATCAACGTCCTGCCCAGCCTGTCGCGGCTGATGGACGACGGCATCGGCGAGGGGCTGACCCGCGCCGACCACGCCGACGTGAAAGACCAGATATTCGCTGCCTACGCGGAGGGTGAGGACCTCCGCGACCTCGTCAACATCGTCGGTCGCGAGGCGCTGTCCGACCTCGACAACAAGTACCTCGACTTCGCGGACCGCTTCGAGGACGAGTTCGTCGACCAGGGCTTCGACACCGACCGCGACATCGACGACACCATCGAACTCGGCTGGGACCTGCTGTCGATGCTCCCGAAGGACGCCCTGAACCGTATCGACGAGGAACTCATCGAGGAACACTACCGCGAAGAAGTCGCCGAAGAAGTCGCCGCGGACTGA
- a CDS encoding ATP synthase subunit A gives MSQATESDVREDGIIESVSGPVVTARDLDARMNDVVYVGSEGLMGEVIEIEGNITTIQVYEETSGVSPGEPVEGTGAPLSVDLGPGMLDAIYDGVQRPLDVLEEKMGSAYLDRGVDAPGIDLEKTWEFQPEVAEGDEVEAGDIVGTVPETPSIDHKVMVPPNSDGGEVTAVESGNFTVEETVVELDSGEEIQMRQEWPVRQQRPSVDKETPTEPLISGQRVLDGLFPIAKGGTAAIPGPFGSGKTVTQHQLAKWADADIVVYVGCGERGNEMTEVIEDFPELEDPITGNALMDRTCLIANTSNMPVAARESCVYTGITIAEYFRDMGYDVALMADSTSRWAEAMREISSRLEEMPGEEGYPAYLSARLSEFYERAGYFQNINDTEGSVSVIGAVSPPGGDFSEPVTQNTLRIVKTFWALDADLAERRHFPSINWNESYSLYREQLDPWFVDNVREDWPETRQWAIDTLDEEAELQEIVQLVGKDALPEDQQLTLEIARYLREAWLQQNAFHPTDTYCEPEKTYRIMNAIKVYNDAAFEALDAGVPVEEITDIESAPRLNRIGVQEDWDEYIDELEDDITSELRELY, from the coding sequence ATGAGTCAAGCAACAGAATCCGACGTCCGCGAGGACGGCATTATCGAAAGCGTCTCGGGACCGGTCGTAACGGCTCGGGACCTCGACGCCCGGATGAACGACGTCGTCTACGTCGGTTCGGAAGGGCTGATGGGTGAGGTCATCGAGATCGAAGGCAACATCACCACCATTCAGGTGTACGAGGAGACCTCCGGTGTCTCCCCGGGCGAACCGGTCGAAGGGACCGGTGCCCCTCTCTCGGTGGACCTCGGGCCGGGGATGCTCGACGCCATCTACGATGGTGTCCAGCGCCCGCTCGACGTCCTCGAAGAGAAGATGGGCTCGGCGTATCTCGACCGCGGTGTCGACGCGCCGGGTATCGACCTGGAGAAGACCTGGGAGTTCCAGCCCGAAGTCGCCGAAGGCGACGAGGTCGAGGCCGGCGACATCGTCGGCACCGTCCCGGAGACGCCCAGCATCGACCACAAGGTGATGGTCCCGCCCAACTCCGACGGTGGCGAGGTCACCGCCGTCGAGTCGGGCAACTTCACCGTCGAGGAGACGGTCGTCGAACTGGACTCCGGCGAGGAGATCCAGATGCGACAGGAGTGGCCGGTGCGCCAGCAGCGTCCCTCCGTCGACAAGGAGACGCCGACCGAACCCCTCATCTCGGGCCAGCGCGTGCTCGACGGCCTGTTCCCCATCGCGAAGGGCGGGACGGCCGCGATTCCCGGCCCGTTCGGCTCGGGGAAGACGGTCACCCAGCACCAGCTCGCCAAGTGGGCCGACGCGGACATCGTCGTCTACGTCGGCTGTGGCGAGCGCGGCAACGAGATGACGGAGGTCATCGAGGACTTCCCGGAACTGGAAGACCCCATCACGGGCAACGCCCTGATGGACCGGACCTGCCTCATCGCGAACACGTCGAACATGCCCGTCGCGGCGCGTGAATCCTGCGTCTACACCGGCATCACCATCGCGGAGTACTTCCGCGACATGGGGTACGACGTCGCGCTGATGGCCGACTCCACCTCCCGGTGGGCCGAGGCCATGCGCGAGATCTCCTCCCGACTGGAGGAGATGCCCGGCGAGGAGGGGTACCCCGCGTACCTCTCCGCTCGCCTGAGCGAGTTCTACGAGCGGGCCGGCTACTTCCAGAACATCAACGACACCGAGGGCTCCGTGAGCGTTATCGGGGCCGTCTCGCCGCCGGGCGGGGACTTCTCGGAGCCGGTCACCCAGAACACGCTGCGTATCGTCAAGACGTTCTGGGCGCTGGACGCCGACCTCGCGGAACGTCGGCACTTCCCATCTATCAACTGGAACGAGTCCTACTCGCTCTACCGTGAGCAGCTCGACCCGTGGTTCGTCGACAACGTCCGCGAGGACTGGCCCGAGACGCGGCAGTGGGCCATCGACACGCTGGACGAGGAAGCGGAGCTGCAGGAGATCGTCCAGCTCGTCGGCAAGGACGCGCTGCCGGAGGACCAGCAGCTGACGCTGGAAATCGCCCGCTACCTGCGCGAGGCGTGGCTCCAGCAGAACGCGTTCCACCCGACGGACACCTACTGCGAGCCCGAGAAGACGTACCGCATCATGAACGCCATCAAGGTGTACAACGACGCCGCCTTCGAGGCGCTCGACGCCGGTGTCCCGGTCGAGGAGATAACCGACATCGAGAGCGCCCCGCGGCTCAACCGTATCGGCGTCCAAGAGGACTGGGACGAGTACATCGACGAACTGGAGGACGACATCACGTCGGAGCTCCGGGAGCTGTACTAA
- a CDS encoding V-type ATP synthase subunit F, whose translation MSQEIAVVGSPEFTTGFRLAGVRKFADIPAEAKGEQLDDAVSEMLTDDDVGIVVMHDDDMDHLSRGVRKTAETSVEPVLVTLGGDGAGSGGLREQIKRAIGIDLMDED comes from the coding sequence ATGAGCCAGGAGATAGCAGTGGTCGGGAGTCCGGAGTTCACGACGGGCTTTCGGCTGGCGGGCGTTCGCAAGTTCGCGGATATCCCCGCGGAGGCGAAAGGCGAGCAGCTGGACGACGCCGTTTCGGAGATGCTCACCGACGACGACGTCGGCATCGTCGTGATGCACGACGACGACATGGACCATCTCTCGCGTGGCGTCCGAAAAACGGCCGAGACGAGCGTCGAACCGGTGCTGGTGACGCTCGGCGGCGACGGCGCCGGCAGCGGCGGGCTGCGTGAACAGATCAAACGAGCCATCGGTATCGACCTGATGGACGAGGACTAA
- a CDS encoding V-type ATP synthase subunit C, giving the protein MSSYRTASGGRSSNYEYVIARVRSRRASLFDDDDYRKLVRMGTSEIARFMEETEYETEMNALGARYGGSDLVEYALNRNLAKHFDDLLEWSEGALYNYIARYLRKFDAWNVKTVIRGLYAGAESADVEDDLIRAGEFGDKRIDQLLAASSIEEVVESLDDTIFGDSLADAYEVYEEQDVLVPLENAVDRAFYEMLLDGLPSNPEPDSATGLYVQFLQAEVDFRNLRNALRLARSGAETDPTEYYIEGGKLFDEQTLAQLTANVEGLVAAVRDSTYGDDLDAALSALEDAGNLVEFERALDAALLEYADTLSNRYPLSVCPVLSYILAKEREVDNIRAIARGREAGLGPDEIEQELVIL; this is encoded by the coding sequence ATGAGCAGCTACAGGACGGCATCCGGCGGCCGGAGCAGCAACTACGAGTACGTCATCGCTCGGGTTCGCTCCCGCCGTGCCTCGCTGTTCGACGACGACGACTACCGGAAGCTGGTCCGCATGGGGACGAGCGAGATCGCTCGCTTCATGGAGGAGACGGAGTACGAGACGGAGATGAACGCGCTGGGCGCGCGCTACGGCGGGTCGGACCTCGTCGAGTACGCGCTGAACCGCAACCTCGCGAAACACTTCGACGACTTGCTGGAGTGGTCCGAGGGCGCGCTGTACAACTACATCGCGCGGTACCTCCGCAAGTTCGACGCGTGGAACGTCAAGACGGTCATCCGCGGCCTCTACGCCGGCGCCGAGTCGGCCGACGTCGAGGACGACCTCATCCGCGCCGGGGAGTTCGGCGACAAGCGAATCGACCAGCTCCTCGCCGCGAGCTCCATCGAGGAGGTCGTCGAGTCGCTCGACGACACCATCTTCGGTGACTCGCTCGCCGACGCCTACGAGGTGTACGAGGAACAGGACGTCCTCGTCCCGCTGGAGAACGCCGTCGACCGCGCCTTCTACGAGATGCTGCTCGATGGCCTGCCCAGCAATCCGGAGCCCGACAGCGCGACCGGGCTGTACGTCCAGTTCCTGCAGGCCGAGGTGGACTTCAGGAACCTCCGGAACGCGCTGCGGCTGGCCCGCAGCGGGGCCGAGACGGACCCCACGGAGTACTACATCGAGGGCGGCAAGCTGTTCGACGAGCAGACGCTCGCACAGCTGACCGCGAACGTCGAGGGGCTCGTCGCCGCGGTGCGTGACAGCACGTACGGCGACGACCTCGACGCGGCGCTGTCCGCGCTCGAAGACGCCGGGAACCTGGTCGAGTTCGAGCGAGCGCTGGACGCGGCGCTGCTCGAGTACGCGGACACCCTGTCGAACCGCTATCCGTTATCGGTATGTCCGGTGCTCTCGTACATCCTCGCCAAGGAGCGCGAGGTCGACAACATCCGGGCTATCGCCCGTGGCCGCGAGGCCGGCCTCGGCCCCGACGAGATAGAACAGGAGCTGGTGATACTATGA